A genomic segment from Gopherus evgoodei ecotype Sinaloan lineage chromosome 6, rGopEvg1_v1.p, whole genome shotgun sequence encodes:
- the ATP6AP1L gene encoding V-type proton ATPase subunit S1-like protein isoform X3: MFVRMDGSSHAFSYQELPQRNDRRYEGGVKPKHNLKQVAITQVVSYNLSRKGQSERDSWRTWPHSPVNVTVNGSPCILFWARRIMIKFKNHTQLDLTEKTFGVHATVDVGDSNCSEDSAMLSLKFGDMDNLKGLVIRFLLIKSYYKLSVQNWFRLCRIQLLYNHSMQATFNATRIYAPASYSYHCEHVSSLQRYDALLMPSSANDVSRLWEITFINFQIQGFNIEGGQFAYAKDCASFFSPAILMGLIMSLVLLLVLAYALHMLIHLKSLDRHYESKASPAYFAQMKDSDMVDEKEPLRSNGNESYELRSQQFCKVYI, encoded by the exons ATGTTCGTAAGAATGGATGGAAG TTCACATGCATTTTCATACCAAGAGCTGCCCCAGAGAAATG ACCGACGTTATGAGGGTGGTGTGAAGCCAAAACATAACTTAAAACAAGTAGCAATTACACAG GTGGTCAGTTACAACTTGAGCAGAAAAGGACAATCAGAAAGAGACTCTTGGAGGACATGGCCACACAGCCCTGTGAATGTCACTGTTAATGGAAGTCCATGCATTCTTTTCTGGGCAAGGAGGATaatgattaaatttaaaaatcatacaCAGCTGGACTTGACAGAGAAGACATTTGGCGTTCACGCAACTGTGGATGTTGGAGATTccaactgcagtgaagacagtgcAAT GCTTTCACTTAAGTTTGGTGACATGGACAACCTCAAGGGGCTTGTTATTAG atttttattgATAAAGAGTTATTACAAGCTGTCTGTTCAGAACTGGTTTCGTTTATGCAGAATACAGCTGCTTTACAACCATTCTATGCAAGCAACATTTAACGCAACCAGAATATACGCTCCAGCAAGTTATTCCTATCACTGTGAACATGTGAGCAGCTTGCAGAGGTATGATGCACTCCTGATGCCCAGCTCCGCAAATGATGTGTCCAGGCTCTGGGAAATCACTTTTATCAATTTCCAG ATTCAAGGCTTTAACATTGAAGGAGGACAGTTTGCTTATGCCAAAGATTGTGCATCCTTTTTTTCACCAGCAATTCTGATGGGCTTGATTATGTCACTGGTTCTGCTTCTAGTCCTGGCCTATGCTCTCCATATGTTGATCCACCTGAAGTCTCTTGATAGGCATTATGAAAGCAAAGCCTCTCCTGCCTATTTTGCACAAATGAAAGACAGTGACATGGTAGATGAAAAAGAACCACTGAGAAGCAATGGAAATGAGTCTTATGAACTTAGAAGTCAACAGTTCTGTAAAGTCTATATTTAG
- the ATP6AP1L gene encoding V-type proton ATPase subunit S1-like protein isoform X1 translates to MEKNIAFSLLLLFLCVGFSVSVDQMFVRMDGSSHAFSYQELPQRNDRRYEGGVKPKHNLKQVAITQVVSYNLSRKGQSERDSWRTWPHSPVNVTVNGSPCILFWARRIMIKFKNHTQLDLTEKTFGVHATVDVGDSNCSEDSAMLSLKFGDMDNLKGLVIRFLLIKSYYKLSVQNWFRLCRIQLLYNHSMQATFNATRIYAPASYSYHCEHVSSLQRYDALLMPSSANDVSRLWEITFINFQIQGFNIEGGQFAYAKDCASFFSPAILMGLIMSLVLLLVLAYALHMLIHLKSLDRHYESKASPAYFAQMKDSDMVDEKEPLRSNGNESYELRSQQFCKVYI, encoded by the exons atggaaaaaaacATTGCTTTTAGCCTTTTACTTCTCTTTTTATGTGTAGGATTTTCAGTCTCTGTGGATCAAATGTTCGTAAGAATGGATGGAAG TTCACATGCATTTTCATACCAAGAGCTGCCCCAGAGAAATG ACCGACGTTATGAGGGTGGTGTGAAGCCAAAACATAACTTAAAACAAGTAGCAATTACACAG GTGGTCAGTTACAACTTGAGCAGAAAAGGACAATCAGAAAGAGACTCTTGGAGGACATGGCCACACAGCCCTGTGAATGTCACTGTTAATGGAAGTCCATGCATTCTTTTCTGGGCAAGGAGGATaatgattaaatttaaaaatcatacaCAGCTGGACTTGACAGAGAAGACATTTGGCGTTCACGCAACTGTGGATGTTGGAGATTccaactgcagtgaagacagtgcAAT GCTTTCACTTAAGTTTGGTGACATGGACAACCTCAAGGGGCTTGTTATTAG atttttattgATAAAGAGTTATTACAAGCTGTCTGTTCAGAACTGGTTTCGTTTATGCAGAATACAGCTGCTTTACAACCATTCTATGCAAGCAACATTTAACGCAACCAGAATATACGCTCCAGCAAGTTATTCCTATCACTGTGAACATGTGAGCAGCTTGCAGAGGTATGATGCACTCCTGATGCCCAGCTCCGCAAATGATGTGTCCAGGCTCTGGGAAATCACTTTTATCAATTTCCAG ATTCAAGGCTTTAACATTGAAGGAGGACAGTTTGCTTATGCCAAAGATTGTGCATCCTTTTTTTCACCAGCAATTCTGATGGGCTTGATTATGTCACTGGTTCTGCTTCTAGTCCTGGCCTATGCTCTCCATATGTTGATCCACCTGAAGTCTCTTGATAGGCATTATGAAAGCAAAGCCTCTCCTGCCTATTTTGCACAAATGAAAGACAGTGACATGGTAGATGAAAAAGAACCACTGAGAAGCAATGGAAATGAGTCTTATGAACTTAGAAGTCAACAGTTCTGTAAAGTCTATATTTAG
- the ATP6AP1L gene encoding V-type proton ATPase subunit S1-like protein isoform X2, whose product MHRAAHVRCSHAFSYQELPQRNDRRYEGGVKPKHNLKQVAITQVVSYNLSRKGQSERDSWRTWPHSPVNVTVNGSPCILFWARRIMIKFKNHTQLDLTEKTFGVHATVDVGDSNCSEDSAMLSLKFGDMDNLKGLVIRFLLIKSYYKLSVQNWFRLCRIQLLYNHSMQATFNATRIYAPASYSYHCEHVSSLQRYDALLMPSSANDVSRLWEITFINFQIQGFNIEGGQFAYAKDCASFFSPAILMGLIMSLVLLLVLAYALHMLIHLKSLDRHYESKASPAYFAQMKDSDMVDEKEPLRSNGNESYELRSQQFCKVYI is encoded by the exons TTCACATGCATTTTCATACCAAGAGCTGCCCCAGAGAAATG ACCGACGTTATGAGGGTGGTGTGAAGCCAAAACATAACTTAAAACAAGTAGCAATTACACAG GTGGTCAGTTACAACTTGAGCAGAAAAGGACAATCAGAAAGAGACTCTTGGAGGACATGGCCACACAGCCCTGTGAATGTCACTGTTAATGGAAGTCCATGCATTCTTTTCTGGGCAAGGAGGATaatgattaaatttaaaaatcatacaCAGCTGGACTTGACAGAGAAGACATTTGGCGTTCACGCAACTGTGGATGTTGGAGATTccaactgcagtgaagacagtgcAAT GCTTTCACTTAAGTTTGGTGACATGGACAACCTCAAGGGGCTTGTTATTAG atttttattgATAAAGAGTTATTACAAGCTGTCTGTTCAGAACTGGTTTCGTTTATGCAGAATACAGCTGCTTTACAACCATTCTATGCAAGCAACATTTAACGCAACCAGAATATACGCTCCAGCAAGTTATTCCTATCACTGTGAACATGTGAGCAGCTTGCAGAGGTATGATGCACTCCTGATGCCCAGCTCCGCAAATGATGTGTCCAGGCTCTGGGAAATCACTTTTATCAATTTCCAG ATTCAAGGCTTTAACATTGAAGGAGGACAGTTTGCTTATGCCAAAGATTGTGCATCCTTTTTTTCACCAGCAATTCTGATGGGCTTGATTATGTCACTGGTTCTGCTTCTAGTCCTGGCCTATGCTCTCCATATGTTGATCCACCTGAAGTCTCTTGATAGGCATTATGAAAGCAAAGCCTCTCCTGCCTATTTTGCACAAATGAAAGACAGTGACATGGTAGATGAAAAAGAACCACTGAGAAGCAATGGAAATGAGTCTTATGAACTTAGAAGTCAACAGTTCTGTAAAGTCTATATTTAG